From the genome of Malus domestica chromosome 04, GDT2T_hap1, one region includes:
- the LOC103419374 gene encoding acetyl-coenzyme A carboxylase carboxyl transferase subunit alpha, chloroplastic produces MASISHSPLAFAGTSTASDLFRSSSNGVGGVPLRALGKVRLGMRRNVVLAAKLRKVKKHEYPWPEDPDPNVKGGVLTHLSHFKPLKEKPKPVTLPFEKPLVDIEKKIIDVRKMANETGLDFSDQIISLENKYNQALKDLYTNLTPIQRVNIARHPNRPTFLDHVFNITDKFVELHGDRAGYDDPAIVTGIGTIDGRRYMFMGHQKGRNTKENIMRNFGMPTPHGYRKALRMMYYADHHGFPIVTFIDTPGAYADLKSEELGQGEAIAHNLRTMFGLKVPIVSIVMGEGGSGGALAIGCANTLLMLENAVFYVASPEACAAILWKSSKASPKAAEKLKITATELCKLQIADGIIPEPLGGAHADPAWTSQQIKNAINKEMDELHKLDTEALLKHRMMKFRKIGGFQEGIPIDPKKKKNMKPKEQPVYVKTPVVDLEGEVEKVKQQILKAKESSNEPPLVPLTETIKKLRKEVDTEFSEAVKSLGLKERFATLREEFAKVNAQNQLLHPALKAKLDKLREEFNKGLLTAPNYEDLKYKLDMLKELSKAYDLAESNKKAAKLKQEVNKKFSEIMDREDVKEKVVALRVEVENSGVSKFDDLDDSLREKIKELKKELEFEFIDVLKSLGLDVELKAKEPVEQTLPSEVKNKIEELNGEINERIESVINTTDLKDKVELLKLEIAKAGKTPDSAAKNRIVALEQQIKQSLAAAVESSNLKEKHEKLKAEISQTVGSNESLKKDDEDSFSFDASRVVGANRTFG; encoded by the exons ATGGCTTCGATATCTCATTCTCCACTGGCGTTTGCTGGAACAAGCACCGCTTCGGATCTTTTTCGGAGCTCCAGTAATGGCGTCGGCGGTGTTCCGTTGAGAGCTTTAGGGAAGGTGCGGTTGGGCATGAGGAGGAACGTTGTGTTGGCCGCCAAGCTCAGGAAGGTGAAGAAGCACGAGTACCCCTGGCCTGAGGATCCCGATCCGAATGTCAAAGGTGGAGTGCTCACTCATCTCTCTCACTTCAAGCCGCTGAAGGAGAAGCCCAAGCCGGTTACCTTGCCGTTTGAGAAGCCGCTTGTTGATATCGAAAAGAAGATCATTGAT GTGCGGAAGATGGCGAACGAAACTGGGCTGGACTTCAGTGATCAAATTATTTCACTGGAGAATAAATACAACCAG GCTTTAAAGGATTTATATACGAATCTGACTCCTATACAACGTGTGAATATTGCACGACATCCAAACAGGCCAACTTTCCTTGACCATGTGTTTAACATTACTGATAAG TTTGTAGAGCTTCATGGGGACCGAGCAGGGTATGATGATCCTGCTATTGTCACTGGTATAGGAACTATAGATGGTAGAAGGTATATGTTCATGGGTCACCAGAAAGGTAGAAATACGAAGGAGAATATTATGCGTAACTTTGGGATGCCTACTCCTCACGG TTACCGGAAAGCTCTGCGCATGATGTACTATGCAGATCACCATGGTTTCCCAATTGTTACTTTCATCGATACGCCTGGTGCATATGCAGACCTTAAATCTGAGGAACTGGGCCAA GGTGAAGCCATAGCTCACAACTTGCGTACTATGTTTGGTCTGAAAGTACCTATTGTCTCTATTGTCATGGGAGAAGGTGGCTCTGGTGGTGCCCTTGCCATTGGCTGTGCTAATACATTACTAATGCTTGAAAATGCAGTTTTCTATGTTGCCAG tCCAGAAGCATGTGCAGCAATCTTGTGGAAGAGTTCTAAAGCTTCTCCAAAG GCTGCTGAAAAGCTGAAAATTACTGCAACTGAGTTGTGCAAACTGCAAATTGCAGATGGCATCATCCCT GAGCCGCTTGGCGGCGCACATGCGGATCCTGCATGGACCTCTCAACAGATCAAAAatgcaattaacaaagaaatggAT GAGCTCCATAAGTTGGACACAGAAGCATTACTAAAGCATCGCATGATGAAGTTCCGGAAAATTGGTGGGTTCCAAGAAGGAATTCCTATAGatccaaagaagaaaaagaacatGAAACCAAAAGAGCAGCCTGTCTATGTGAAGACTCCGGTTGTAGATTTGGAGGGTGAGGTTGAAAAGGTAAAACAGCAAATCTTGAAAGCCAAGGAATCTTCTAATGAGCCTCCATTGGTGCCACTGACTGAGACGATAAAAAAACTGAGAAAGGAAGTGGATACTGAATTTTCTGAGGCAGTTAAATCCTTGGGTTTGAAAGAGAGGTTTGCCACTTTGCGAGAAGAATTTGCAAAAGTAAATGCACAGAACCAACTCCTGCATCCAGCTCTAAAAGCAAAGCTTGATAAGCTTAGGGAGGAATTCAACAAAGGGCTGCTGACAGCTCCTAATTATGAAGACCTAAAATATAAACTCGACATGTTGAAGGAATTGTCAAAAGCATATGATCTTGCCGAGAGCAACAAGAAGGCTGCAAAACTGAAGCAGGAAGTTAACAAGAAATTCAGCGAGATCATGGATCGGGAAGATGTTAAGGAGAAGGTTGTGGCACTTAGGGTTGAGGTTGAAAACTCTGGGGTGTCTAAGTTTGATGATTTGGATGACAGCCTGAGGGAGAAAAtcaaggaattgaagaaagAGCTGGAGTTTGAATTTATTGATGTCCTCAAGTCATTGGGTTTGGATGTTGAATTAAAAGCAAAAGAGCCCGTTGAGCAAACTTTGCCCTCAGAAGTTAAGAACAAGATCGAAGAATTGAATGGAGAAATTAATGAGAGGATTGAAAGTGTGATCAATACAACAGACCTGAAGGACAAAGTTGAGCTACTGAAGTTGGAGATAGCAAAGGCAGGGAAAACACCCGATTCAGCAGCCAAAAATAGAATCGTGGCATTGGagcaacaaatcaaacaaaGCTTAGCAGCAGCTGTGGAATCTTCAAATTTAAAAGAGAAGCATGAGAAGCTGAAGGCCGAGATTTCCCAAACTGTTGGATCGAATGAAAGTCTGAAGAAGGACGATGAAGACTCTTTCTCCTTTGATGCATCTAGAGTAGTGGGTGCAAATCGCACGTTCGGTTAA